In a genomic window of Lacrimispora sp. BS-2:
- the feoB gene encoding ferrous iron transport protein B: MSEEKGTIRVGFVGNPNCGKTTLFNAFTGAKLKVANWPGVTVERVEGETSYKGRPIRVIDTPGIYSLTCYTLEEKVTRKCLESGEVDVIINVVDASSLERNLYLTLQLLELKKPVILALNMMDIVEDRGMEIDLHRLPEMLGSIPVVPVSARKRTGLDVLLHAVVHHYEEGPQGVVVNYTPKIENKISKIETVLKAHYGSMDNLRWHAIKFLEYDEEVWEDPPLDLSNIIDHNYEKEIINQKYDYIESIIHECLVNKEQKAVFTDKIDEYLTHPILGLPFFLGIMALVFFLTFTVGDFLKGYFEVALSLLSAYMNQFMEGIHASAWITSLVVDGIIAGVGGILTFLPNIFILFLALAFLEDSGYMARVAYVMNEIMGRVGLSGKAFLPMLLGFGCTVPAIMAARSLPSEKDRKRTILITPFMSCSARLPIYVLFSQMFFPEHALIVAYSLYLIGLMVAITIAYVTHLRHKAEEEDTLLIELPEYKTPNGRTVAIYVWDKVKDYLSKAGTTIFLATIVLWFVLNTGPSGFVADVSESFAAAIGRVLVPVLSPAGLGDWRIAVALISGLSAKEVVVSSFSVLFGINNINSAAGMGKLSSILGGFGFGGVNAYALMIFCLLYSPCIAAVATIKKETGSMRWTLGMVFFQLAVAWTASVLVFQIGSLIF, translated from the coding sequence ATGAGTGAGGAAAAAGGAACGATCCGTGTCGGGTTTGTGGGAAACCCAAACTGCGGAAAAACAACCTTATTCAATGCTTTTACAGGAGCAAAGCTTAAGGTGGCCAACTGGCCTGGTGTTACCGTGGAGAGAGTGGAAGGAGAAACCAGCTATAAGGGACGTCCCATCCGGGTAATCGACACGCCGGGGATTTACAGCCTGACCTGTTATACCCTGGAAGAAAAGGTAACCAGGAAATGCCTGGAAAGCGGAGAAGTGGATGTGATCATTAATGTGGTAGACGCTTCATCCCTGGAACGGAATCTTTATTTAACCCTTCAGCTTCTGGAACTAAAAAAACCGGTCATTTTAGCCCTTAACATGATGGACATTGTTGAGGACAGGGGAATGGAAATTGACTTGCACCGTCTTCCTGAGATGCTTGGATCCATTCCTGTGGTTCCTGTTTCCGCAAGAAAACGGACCGGGCTTGATGTGCTGCTTCATGCGGTAGTTCATCATTATGAAGAAGGCCCTCAAGGTGTGGTCGTAAATTATACACCTAAAATCGAGAATAAAATTTCCAAGATAGAAACCGTGTTAAAGGCCCATTACGGAAGCATGGACAATCTAAGATGGCATGCCATCAAGTTCCTGGAATATGATGAAGAGGTATGGGAGGATCCCCCCCTTGATTTAAGCAATATTATAGACCATAATTATGAGAAGGAAATCATAAATCAGAAATACGATTATATAGAAAGCATCATCCATGAATGCCTGGTGAATAAAGAACAAAAGGCAGTATTTACAGATAAGATCGATGAATATCTGACCCATCCCATTTTGGGACTGCCGTTTTTCCTGGGTATCATGGCATTGGTGTTCTTTTTGACTTTTACTGTGGGTGATTTTTTAAAGGGATATTTTGAAGTCGCCTTAAGCTTGCTTTCTGCCTATATGAATCAGTTTATGGAAGGCATCCATGCCTCTGCCTGGATCACTTCCCTGGTGGTAGACGGAATTATAGCCGGAGTAGGAGGGATCCTCACATTCCTGCCCAATATCTTTATCTTGTTCCTTGCGCTGGCTTTTCTGGAAGACAGCGGATATATGGCAAGGGTTGCCTATGTTATGAATGAGATCATGGGGCGGGTAGGACTTTCTGGAAAGGCTTTTCTTCCCATGCTTCTGGGGTTTGGCTGTACGGTTCCGGCAATTATGGCTGCCAGGTCCCTTCCCAGCGAAAAGGACAGGAAGAGAACTATTTTAATTACGCCTTTTATGTCCTGCTCAGCCAGACTCCCTATTTACGTGCTGTTTTCCCAGATGTTCTTTCCGGAACATGCTTTGATCGTAGCTTATTCCCTGTACCTCATCGGATTAATGGTGGCTATTACCATTGCTTATGTGACTCACTTAAGGCATAAGGCAGAGGAAGAGGATACCCTTCTTATTGAGCTTCCCGAATATAAGACTCCAAACGGGAGGACGGTAGCGATTTATGTATGGGACAAAGTAAAGGATTATCTGAGTAAGGCGGGAACCACTATTTTCCTTGCCACCATTGTGCTTTGGTTTGTTTTAAACACCGGGCCGTCGGGATTTGTGGCAGATGTGTCAGAAAGCTTTGCGGCCGCCATCGGACGGGTTTTAGTTCCTGTACTCAGCCCTGCCGGCCTTGGAGACTGGAGAATTGCAGTGGCTCTTATTTCCGGGCTTTCTGCAAAGGAAGTGGTGGTTTCCAGTTTTTCGGTCCTGTTTGGAATCAACAATATAAATTCCGCAGCAGGAATGGGAAAGCTGTCTTCAATTCTTGGGGGTTTTGGTTTTGGCGGAGTGAACGCTTATGCTCTTATGATTTTCTGCCTCCTGTATTCCCCCTGTATTGCGGCTGTGGCAACGATTAAAAAAGAAACGGGTTCTATGAGATGGACCCTTGGTATGGTGTTTTTCCAGCTGGCAGTGGCCTGGACCGCTTCTGTACTGGTATTTCAGATTGGAAGTTTAATTTTTTAA
- a CDS encoding threonine/serine exporter family protein, whose amino-acid sequence MNDKLLVETAVLAGEIMLVSGAEIYRVENTIDHILRKAGRDSAEAIVFSTGIFASLNDPAIEAITVARRVTIRSTNLNRVYLVNDVSRMLCEDRMTVEEAYGRLKEIQNSVQYGRRLKDVGVMGVAVFFTLLLGGGAKDCLAAAVTGFSLAAAMEVSVRIRLNDFCANGVCAFLIAITTLFMERWFMPGIKSDIIIIGAIMPLVPGVIFTTAIRDTLNGDYASGTARIMEAVVIALAVAAGVGAGMGLFQWLTGGLSW is encoded by the coding sequence ATGAATGATAAGCTGCTTGTGGAAACTGCGGTTCTGGCTGGTGAGATTATGCTGGTGAGCGGAGCGGAAATTTACCGGGTGGAGAATACCATTGACCACATTTTACGAAAGGCGGGCAGGGATTCTGCGGAAGCCATTGTTTTTTCTACAGGGATCTTTGCGTCCCTTAACGATCCTGCCATTGAGGCGATAACCGTAGCCAGAAGGGTTACTATAAGATCCACTAACTTAAACAGGGTATATCTGGTCAATGACGTTTCCAGAATGCTGTGTGAGGACCGCATGACCGTGGAGGAAGCTTATGGCAGGCTGAAGGAGATTCAGAATTCGGTTCAGTACGGCAGGAGACTAAAGGATGTCGGAGTTATGGGTGTGGCAGTATTTTTTACTCTCCTTTTAGGTGGAGGAGCAAAGGATTGCCTGGCGGCGGCTGTGACCGGTTTTTCCTTAGCAGCAGCCATGGAGGTTTCCGTAAGGATCAGGCTCAATGACTTCTGCGCCAACGGAGTCTGCGCGTTCTTAATTGCAATTACCACCCTTTTTATGGAACGGTGGTTCATGCCTGGAATCAAAAGTGACATTATCATCATCGGTGCAATCATGCCTCTGGTTCCCGGTGTTATATTTACAACGGCCATTAGGGATACCTTAAATGGGGACTATGCATCGGGAACAGCCAGGATCATGGAGGCGGTAGTGATCGCTCTTGCAGTGGCAGCAGGGGTGGGAGCAGGTATGGGCTTATTTCAGTGGCTGACAGGAGGGCTTTCATGGTAG
- a CDS encoding FeoA domain-containing protein: protein MIMKLHEGEIGKTYIVYSVMVKDTITRRLEALGVNELTPVTLMNKKGSGTVIIKVRGTRLALGRRISEGIEIREAVDHE from the coding sequence ATTATTATGAAGCTACATGAAGGAGAAATCGGAAAAACCTACATCGTTTACAGCGTGATGGTAAAAGATACCATCACCAGGCGGTTAGAAGCCCTTGGAGTTAATGAACTGACGCCAGTTACCCTGATGAATAAGAAGGGAAGCGGCACTGTGATTATCAAGGTAAGGGGCACCCGTCTCGCTCTTGGGAGAAGGATATCGGAAGGAATTGAAATCAGGGAGGCTGTGGACCATGAGTGA
- the uvrB gene encoding excinuclease ABC subunit UvrB, with protein MDFILHSEYAPTGDQPEAIDQLVKGFKEGNQFQTLLGVTGSGKTFTMANVIQKLQRPTLIIAHNKTLAAQLYGEFKEFFPENAVEYFVSYYDYYQPEAYVPSTDTYIEKDSAINDEIDKLRHSATAALSERSDVIIVASVSCIYGLGSPIDYKEMVISLRPGMIKDRDEVVHKLIDIQYDRNDMDFRRGTFRVRGDVVEIFPAYSGSEAYRIEFFGDEVERITEIDTLTGEIRADLGHVAIFPASHYVVSREKMERAAQTILDELKEQVAYFKSEDKLLEAQRISERTNFDVEMMKETGFCSGIENYSRHLVGSKPGEPPCTLIDYFPDDFLIMVDESHITLPQVRGMFAGDRSRKTTLVNFGFRLPSALDNRPLNFEEFESKINQMMFVSATPSVYEAEHELLRVEQIIRPTGLLDPEIDVRPVEGQIDDLVSEVNKEVAKKNKILITTLTKRMAEDLTDYMREVGIRVKYLHSDIDTLERSEIIRDMRLDVFDVLVGINLLREGLDIPEITLVAILDADKEGFLRSETSLIQTIGRAARNSDGHVIMYADRVTDSMRVAIEETNRRRAIQQRYNEEHGITPTTIKKSVRDLIAISKAAIEGEKDFKKDPESMDAKELEKLAKELTKKMHQAAAELNFEEAAKLRDRMVQVKKMLQDMDD; from the coding sequence ATGGACTTTATATTACATTCAGAATATGCCCCTACCGGTGACCAGCCTGAGGCCATTGACCAGCTTGTGAAAGGATTCAAAGAGGGCAATCAATTCCAGACTTTGCTGGGAGTTACCGGTTCTGGAAAGACCTTTACCATGGCAAATGTAATCCAGAAGCTGCAAAGACCGACTCTCATCATCGCTCATAATAAGACCCTTGCAGCCCAGCTTTACGGCGAGTTCAAGGAGTTTTTTCCTGAAAATGCGGTGGAGTATTTTGTTTCCTATTATGATTATTACCAGCCGGAGGCTTATGTGCCTTCTACGGATACCTATATTGAGAAGGATTCGGCGATTAATGATGAGATTGATAAGCTCAGGCATTCGGCTACGGCTGCCCTTTCGGAGCGGAGCGATGTGATCATCGTGGCATCGGTTTCCTGTATTTATGGCCTGGGAAGCCCCATTGATTATAAGGAAATGGTTATTTCTTTAAGGCCTGGCATGATAAAGGACCGGGATGAGGTGGTCCATAAGCTGATTGATATCCAGTATGACCGGAATGATATGGATTTCAGACGGGGGACCTTCCGGGTAAGAGGCGATGTGGTAGAGATATTCCCGGCCTATTCCGGCAGCGAGGCTTACCGGATCGAGTTTTTTGGAGATGAAGTGGAACGTATTACGGAGATAGATACCCTGACAGGGGAGATCCGGGCGGATCTGGGACATGTGGCAATATTTCCTGCTTCCCATTACGTTGTGTCCAGAGAGAAGATGGAGCGTGCAGCACAGACCATTCTGGATGAATTAAAGGAGCAGGTGGCCTATTTTAAGAGCGAGGACAAGCTGTTAGAGGCTCAGAGGATTTCGGAACGGACGAATTTTGATGTGGAGATGATGAAGGAAACCGGCTTTTGTTCCGGTATCGAAAACTATTCCAGGCATTTGGTCGGAAGCAAGCCGGGAGAGCCTCCCTGCACCCTGATCGATTATTTCCCCGATGATTTTCTTATCATGGTGGATGAATCCCACATCACCCTGCCTCAGGTGCGGGGAATGTTTGCAGGAGACCGTTCCAGAAAGACAACACTTGTGAATTTTGGCTTCCGCCTTCCGTCAGCCCTTGACAACCGGCCCCTGAATTTTGAGGAGTTTGAATCCAAGATCAATCAGATGATGTTCGTTTCTGCTACGCCCTCTGTTTATGAGGCAGAGCATGAGCTTTTAAGGGTGGAGCAGATCATCCGGCCTACAGGGCTTCTTGATCCTGAAATTGATGTCAGACCGGTGGAAGGACAGATCGATGATCTGGTTTCCGAGGTAAATAAGGAAGTGGCAAAGAAAAACAAGATTCTGATCACCACCCTGACCAAGCGGATGGCCGAGGATCTGACCGATTATATGAGAGAGGTAGGAATCCGGGTAAAATACCTCCACTCCGATATCGATACCCTGGAGCGTTCCGAAATTATCCGGGATATGCGTCTGGATGTCTTTGATGTGCTGGTGGGAATCAACCTGCTGCGGGAGGGCCTTGATATTCCGGAGATCACCCTGGTGGCTATTCTGGATGCAGATAAGGAAGGATTTCTCCGCTCGGAGACATCCCTGATCCAGACCATTGGAAGGGCGGCCAGAAACTCTGATGGTCATGTAATCATGTATGCGGATCGGGTGACTGATTCCATGCGCGTGGCGATTGAGGAGACTAACCGAAGGAGAGCCATTCAGCAGCGCTATAACGAAGAACACGGGATCACTCCTACTACCATCAAGAAATCGGTCCGTGACCTCATTGCCATCTCAAAGGCAGCCATTGAAGGGGAGAAGGACTTTAAGAAGGATCCTGAATCCATGGATGCAAAGGAACTGGAAAAGCTTGCCAAAGAGCTTACAAAGAAGATGCACCAGGCAGCGGCAGAGCTTAATTTTGAGGAGGCGGCAAAGCTGCGTGACCGGATGGTCCAGGTAAAAAAGATGCTTCAGGATATGGATGATTAA